The following proteins come from a genomic window of Limnohabitans sp. 103DPR2:
- a CDS encoding PhzF family phenazine biosynthesis protein has protein sequence MKVVDILKTRNYKVVDAFTSKPLLGNPVAVILDSEGLDTSAMQRIARWTNLSETTFVSPPTTKGADYKLRIFTPQSELPFAGHPTLGSAYAVIEAGLAKANNGKLVQECEIGLVELAVKGEVGKEQISFALPNAKLTQLQPEDVDELEKILGSSIERKYAPTIINVGAVWAVAKIPSVEILLKLNPDFGRSKVFENRLGLTGLTIFAEYEAGDKFIEVRSFAPSCGVNEDPVCGSGNGSVGVFMYQQGIVPSTGFSYQATQGVRVGRDGQIEVAITSSGAISIGGNCVTCVSGQLTC, from the coding sequence TTGAAAGTAGTTGATATTTTGAAAACGAGAAATTACAAAGTTGTAGATGCATTTACATCTAAGCCGCTGTTAGGTAATCCTGTCGCTGTAATTTTAGATTCGGAAGGTTTAGATACTTCTGCAATGCAAAGAATTGCACGATGGACAAATCTGTCGGAGACAACATTTGTATCACCACCTACAACTAAAGGTGCTGATTACAAATTACGAATTTTCACGCCACAAAGCGAACTTCCATTTGCAGGTCATCCAACTCTCGGAAGTGCTTACGCAGTGATTGAAGCGGGATTGGCAAAAGCAAATAATGGCAAGCTCGTTCAAGAATGTGAAATTGGATTGGTTGAATTGGCTGTGAAAGGTGAAGTTGGAAAAGAGCAGATTTCGTTTGCTTTACCAAATGCAAAACTAACGCAATTACAGCCTGAAGATGTGGATGAGTTAGAGAAGATATTAGGCAGTTCTATTGAAAGAAAATATGCGCCAACAATCATCAATGTTGGCGCTGTATGGGCAGTTGCAAAAATACCAAGCGTAGAAATATTGCTCAAACTAAATCCTGATTTCGGTCGCTCTAAAGTATTTGAAAATCGGTTGGGACTTACAGGTCTTACCATCTTCGCTGAATACGAAGCAGGTGACAAATTCATTGAAGTGAGGTCTTTTGCACCCTCTTGCGGTGTGAATGAAGACCCTGTATGCGGAAGCGGCAACGGTAGTGTTGGTGTCTTTATGTATCAACAAGGCATAGTTCCAAGCACAGGTTTCAGTTATCAAGCAACACAGGGTGTTCGTGTTGGACGAGACGGTCAAATTGAAGTGGCAATTACAAGCTCAGGTGCTATTTCAATTGGTGGTAATTGCGTCACTTGTGTTTCGGGGCAGCTGACTTGCTAA
- a CDS encoding DMT family transporter, whose amino-acid sequence MNADNRRGILAMSLAMSLFIANDALVKQVSASLPGPQLIFIRGLMATTLVLIMAQAMGHLKNWRMMLSGKLWLRGAVDAMASLTYLTAVFHLPLGNATAINLASPLFITLFAIFFFKERVTFQRGALILLGFAGVLMVVQPSADGFNVYAWICVLATLFHATRDTLTRAIGLHIPALLITLSTAVSVAVAAGSITLTQSWVPVTSNALALLFCASLFLSVAYYFLIVAMRAGEMSLVAPFRYSGLLFALLIGYVVWDEVPNLVAWLGIGLLVISGLLILRAERQ is encoded by the coding sequence ATGAACGCAGACAATCGCCGCGGTATTTTGGCCATGAGCCTGGCCATGTCCTTGTTCATTGCCAACGATGCGCTGGTCAAGCAAGTCAGTGCATCACTGCCCGGCCCGCAGCTCATTTTCATTCGCGGCCTCATGGCCACCACCTTAGTGCTGATCATGGCGCAGGCCATGGGTCATTTGAAAAACTGGCGCATGATGCTGAGCGGCAAATTGTGGCTTCGAGGCGCAGTCGATGCCATGGCCTCCCTCACTTACTTAACGGCCGTGTTTCATCTGCCCTTGGGCAATGCCACGGCCATCAATTTGGCATCGCCTTTGTTCATCACATTGTTTGCCATTTTCTTTTTCAAAGAGCGCGTGACGTTTCAGCGCGGTGCGCTGATTCTTTTAGGCTTTGCGGGCGTGTTGATGGTGGTGCAACCCAGCGCTGATGGCTTCAATGTCTATGCCTGGATTTGCGTGCTGGCCACTTTGTTTCATGCCACGCGCGACACGCTCACACGGGCCATTGGCCTGCACATACCAGCCTTGCTCATTACCTTGTCCACCGCTGTGTCGGTAGCCGTTGCAGCGGGCAGCATTACCCTCACCCAAAGCTGGGTGCCCGTCACAAGCAATGCGCTTGCACTGCTATTTTGTGCGTCGCTTTTCTTATCGGTGGCATATTACTTTTTAATTGTGGCCATGCGTGCAGGTGAGATGAGTTTGGTGGCCCCGTTCCGTTACAGCGGTTTGTTATTCGCCCTGCTGATTGGGTACGTGGTGTGGGACGAAGTGCCCAATCTGGTGGCATGGCTGGGCATTGGTCTATTGGTAATTTCTGGCTTGCTTATTTTGCGCGCCGAACGACAATAA
- a CDS encoding SDR family NAD(P)-dependent oxidoreductase, whose protein sequence is MTTLPTTLRKTALITGASSGIGKALTFEFAKDGYDVVLAARSIEKMKSLANELHSHFKVNVIVISADLEINGGATTLHADIKARGIRLNALVNNAGYGTFGEFKNSSLTAELSMMKLNMEAVVVLTRLCLPDLLATKGKLLNVASTAAFQPGPYMAVYCATKSFVLSFTEAIACELEDTGVEVTAFCPGPTASGFQEKAELGNSALIKGKKLPTSEYVAKLGYRAMQRGQRVYIPGFINWVMAQSMRFTPRNLATKVVKIMIKPI, encoded by the coding sequence TTGACAACATTACCAACAACACTTCGCAAGACAGCACTCATTACAGGTGCATCTTCTGGTATCGGCAAGGCGCTTACTTTTGAATTTGCCAAAGATGGGTACGATGTCGTACTTGCAGCTCGCAGCATTGAAAAGATGAAGTCTTTAGCAAATGAATTGCACTCTCACTTTAAGGTCAATGTCATAGTCATAAGTGCAGACTTGGAGATCAATGGTGGTGCGACAACGCTACACGCAGATATCAAAGCGCGAGGCATTAGGCTGAATGCATTGGTCAATAACGCAGGTTATGGGACTTTTGGTGAGTTCAAAAACTCTTCACTGACTGCTGAATTGTCTATGATGAAACTCAACATGGAGGCAGTGGTTGTTCTGACTAGATTGTGCCTGCCCGATCTTTTAGCAACAAAAGGTAAGCTGCTCAATGTTGCATCCACTGCAGCATTTCAGCCGGGTCCCTATATGGCGGTTTACTGCGCTACAAAATCGTTTGTTCTGAGCTTTACAGAAGCCATAGCTTGCGAGCTTGAGGATACGGGAGTTGAGGTAACGGCGTTTTGTCCTGGTCCGACAGCATCGGGATTTCAAGAAAAGGCTGAACTCGGAAACTCTGCACTGATAAAAGGTAAGAAACTACCAACGTCAGAATATGTAGCGAAGCTGGGCTATCGCGCCATGCAACGAGGTCAGAGGGTATACATTCCTGGCTTCATCAATTGGGTTATGGCTCAAAGCATGCGCTTCACGCCTCGTAACCTTGCTACCAAAGTCGTCAAAATCATGATTAAACCTATTTAA
- a CDS encoding LysE family translocator — MIPFLIAAFVLAITPGPGIAYVVARTVSGGRKEGLASCLGTGLGGLIHVMASALGVSLIIAQSAFAFSIVKYVGAAYLFYLGFRMLFSKNAAHTNEEISPQGARRAFFEGIAVEALNVKTALFFLAFLPQFTNSYEPLMPQLVLLGGICVVLNTFVDVLAVLGANRLLTSSAKRAQREKIMVKTSGVTMIGLGAYLALAERN; from the coding sequence ATGATTCCATTTCTAATTGCGGCATTCGTATTAGCCATCACACCTGGTCCAGGCATTGCATATGTTGTAGCAAGAACGGTATCTGGTGGTCGCAAAGAAGGTTTGGCATCTTGTCTTGGAACAGGCTTAGGCGGCTTGATACACGTGATGGCATCAGCACTTGGCGTTTCGCTAATCATTGCCCAATCAGCATTTGCTTTTAGCATTGTGAAGTATGTGGGAGCTGCCTACTTGTTTTACTTAGGCTTTCGTATGCTCTTTTCAAAAAATGCTGCCCATACCAATGAAGAAATATCACCACAAGGAGCTCGTCGTGCTTTCTTTGAAGGTATAGCTGTTGAAGCCCTCAATGTTAAAACTGCCCTTTTCTTTCTGGCATTTCTACCTCAATTCACTAACTCCTATGAACCTTTAATGCCACAACTTGTTTTGTTAGGGGGTATTTGCGTCGTGCTCAATACATTTGTGGATGTTCTTGCAGTCTTGGGGGCAAACCGACTGCTTACATCAAGCGCAAAGCGAGCTCAGCGAGAAAAAATAATGGTTAAAACTTCAGGCGTCACAATGATTGGATTAGGCGCTTATTTAGCATTAGCTGAGCGAAACTGA
- a CDS encoding cupin domain-containing protein: protein MTAKIAIFKSKQGKNMTPEYKIQFEQMEWVEVGDGMRFKRFQQDELQLRLVEWDKAMVHPNWCLKGHIGYMVEGEVEIDIAGKVFNYKKGDVFVLPDGEAHKHRPKVLTEKAQFFAVEKVS from the coding sequence GTGACTGCAAAAATTGCAATCTTTAAATCAAAGCAAGGAAAAAATATGACACCAGAATACAAAATTCAGTTTGAGCAAATGGAGTGGGTTGAAGTTGGCGACGGAATGCGCTTCAAACGATTTCAACAAGATGAACTTCAGCTGCGTTTGGTTGAGTGGGATAAAGCGATGGTTCATCCCAATTGGTGTCTAAAAGGACACATTGGCTATATGGTTGAAGGCGAAGTAGAAATTGATATTGCGGGAAAAGTATTCAACTACAAGAAAGGCGATGTTTTTGTTTTGCCTGATGGCGAAGCTCACAAGCATCGCCCAAAAGTGCTAACTGAAAAAGCTCAATTCTTTGCTGTTGAGAAAGTCAGCTGA
- a CDS encoding GYD domain-containing protein, translating to MALYLVRSRYTTTAFQGMLAAPSDRGDAAKALFKSLGLKTHEVLFSISNGSIVCLIEGTAEQITEAQMITMASGAFQEIQVEELVSTKAMRSAMANAGTKAAKYKAPNK from the coding sequence ATGGCTTTATATCTAGTTCGTTCTCGCTACACCACCACAGCTTTCCAGGGCATGCTTGCTGCCCCCAGCGATAGAGGAGATGCTGCAAAAGCGCTTTTCAAATCCTTGGGACTTAAAACTCATGAAGTATTGTTTTCAATTTCAAATGGCAGCATCGTTTGTTTAATTGAAGGAACTGCTGAACAAATTACCGAAGCACAAATGATCACGATGGCAAGTGGTGCCTTCCAAGAAATTCAAGTAGAAGAATTAGTTTCAACCAAAGCGATGAGATCTGCTATGGCAAACGCTGGTACAAAAGCTGCCAAATACAAGGCACCCAATAAATAA
- a CDS encoding YciI family protein, translated as MLKKFIIFVIDDLSGSGTPEEMVAIDAFNDYLRDKGHWIFAGGLTAPVHANVIDNRNDSNFTTGKPLFDTKENYSGFWLIQANDDETAKRLAYEGSKACHRRVELRPLLG; from the coding sequence ATGTTGAAAAAATTCATCATCTTCGTCATAGACGATTTGTCTGGATCTGGCACACCTGAAGAAATGGTTGCTATAGATGCCTTCAATGATTATTTGAGAGACAAGGGGCATTGGATTTTTGCAGGCGGCTTAACAGCCCCTGTTCATGCCAATGTGATCGATAACCGAAACGACAGCAACTTCACAACAGGCAAGCCTCTGTTCGATACCAAAGAAAATTACAGTGGGTTTTGGCTAATTCAAGCGAACGATGATGAAACTGCAAAAAGACTGGCTTATGAAGGATCAAAGGCGTGTCATCGCAGGGTGGAATTAAGACCTCTACTTGGCTGA
- a CDS encoding FAD-dependent monooxygenase, which produces MHTPSTQPRPSIYYKYQVFKPWLASQNAPQSKHKVVIVGAGPAGMVTALELARHGVPCVLLSADLQFSQGSRAIVFTRRSMEILQQVGVAHRITENGLPWRCGNSIYRGQKVFRMETPHDPDDRFFPMINIQQQYLEEYLHDACASNPLIDVRWGNKLVKAVNIEDGVSAEIDTPEGPYTLTTDWLVAADGGRSEIRSSMNLKLEGASFESIFVIADIRIDLPYPTERLAFFDPDWNRGNTILMHREPHGIWRVDYQLPPGETPEEALRPESLKQRIDAQLKMIGFEGTPWEMDWNSVYSARTLTLPEYVHQRIVFTGDAAHLLPIFGVRGANTAFQDAQSLGWHLAFVLQGHAPEKLMQNHSTERVGAAREIITEAGKSTRFMAPPSRGFRLLRDAVLSLSLTQEFVRPLYHWRTSRPHEYSRSLLNSPCDDNRQFKGGPALGAPPQNVQLQTDNYLLDHLGGGFDLVYVADSKGIPKDIAQAVASLQAPGLPLKLIAISSHATAIEGAHVTLHDPHMRFQARYAVQAGGAYLFRPDQHICARWLQLDAARLTQSLQVACMR; this is translated from the coding sequence ATGCACACCCCCAGTACCCAACCCCGCCCTTCCATCTATTACAAGTACCAAGTCTTCAAGCCTTGGTTGGCTTCACAGAACGCGCCACAATCAAAACACAAAGTGGTGATTGTGGGGGCAGGCCCTGCCGGCATGGTCACGGCGCTTGAGTTGGCAAGGCACGGTGTACCGTGTGTCTTGCTCAGTGCTGATTTGCAGTTCTCACAAGGCTCGCGCGCCATTGTTTTCACGCGTCGCTCCATGGAAATTTTGCAGCAGGTGGGTGTGGCTCATCGCATCACAGAGAACGGTCTGCCATGGCGCTGTGGCAATTCCATCTATCGAGGCCAAAAAGTGTTTCGCATGGAAACACCACACGACCCCGACGACCGTTTCTTCCCCATGATCAACATCCAGCAGCAGTACCTCGAAGAGTACTTGCACGATGCCTGCGCCTCAAATCCGCTGATCGATGTACGGTGGGGCAACAAGTTGGTCAAAGCCGTGAACATTGAAGATGGCGTGAGCGCCGAGATTGATACACCCGAAGGTCCCTACACCTTAACAACAGACTGGCTGGTGGCCGCAGACGGTGGTCGCTCTGAAATTCGCAGCAGCATGAATTTGAAGCTGGAAGGTGCGTCGTTTGAAAGCATCTTTGTGATTGCCGACATTCGCATTGACCTGCCCTATCCCACCGAGCGCTTGGCCTTCTTTGATCCCGATTGGAACCGCGGCAACACCATCTTGATGCACCGCGAGCCGCATGGCATTTGGCGTGTGGACTACCAACTGCCACCTGGCGAAACACCGGAAGAAGCTTTACGCCCCGAGTCTTTGAAGCAACGCATTGACGCACAACTCAAGATGATAGGCTTTGAAGGCACGCCTTGGGAGATGGACTGGAACTCGGTGTACTCCGCACGCACCCTCACCTTGCCAGAATACGTCCACCAGCGCATTGTTTTTACAGGCGATGCTGCGCACTTGTTACCTATCTTTGGCGTACGCGGTGCGAACACCGCTTTCCAAGATGCGCAGTCTTTGGGTTGGCATTTGGCATTTGTTCTGCAAGGCCATGCACCCGAAAAATTGATGCAAAACCACAGCACAGAACGTGTGGGTGCTGCGCGCGAAATCATCACAGAAGCGGGCAAGAGCACGCGCTTCATGGCGCCGCCTAGCCGTGGCTTTAGGTTGCTGCGCGATGCCGTGTTGTCTTTGTCACTCACACAAGAATTTGTGCGGCCGCTGTACCATTGGCGCACCTCGCGGCCGCATGAATACAGTCGCTCGCTACTGAACAGCCCATGCGATGACAATCGGCAATTCAAGGGTGGCCCTGCTTTGGGCGCACCACCGCAAAATGTGCAACTTCAAACAGACAACTATTTACTTGACCACTTAGGTGGCGGTTTTGATTTGGTCTATGTGGCCGATTCCAAGGGCATCCCCAAAGACATTGCGCAAGCCGTGGCCTCGCTTCAAGCACCAGGCTTGCCGCTCAAGTTGATTGCCATCAGCTCACACGCTACTGCCATTGAAGGTGCGCACGTCACATTGCACGATCCACACATGCGTTTCCAAGCGCGCTATGCCGTTCAAGCCGGTGGCGCTTATTTGTTCCGCCCCGATCAGCACATTTGCGCGCGATGGTTGCAACTGGACGCAGCGCGCTTGACGCAAAGTTTGCAAGTTGCATGCATGCGCTAA
- a CDS encoding cysteine-rich CWC family protein — MDKVIDPSKCPICGDPNQCAQEIAKATGTPPERCWCITETFSSEVLDRVPEEAKNKACICSKCVITTAF, encoded by the coding sequence ATGGACAAAGTAATAGACCCTTCAAAGTGCCCCATTTGCGGCGACCCTAACCAGTGTGCTCAAGAGATTGCCAAAGCCACTGGAACGCCGCCTGAGAGGTGCTGGTGCATTACTGAAACCTTCTCGTCAGAGGTTCTTGATCGCGTACCGGAAGAGGCTAAAAACAAGGCTTGCATTTGCTCAAAATGTGTCATTACGACTGCCTTTTAA
- a CDS encoding glutamine amidotransferase encodes MKSKELLIIQAGTPPAEIQESVGDLPQWFAAALGMGVQDFDIVRVFENEPLPEHGAHSVVVITGSWSMVTDLHPWSETTAKWIQQADALKIPMFGVCYGHQLMAHAFGGEVGYLESGREMGCLEIERTNNEEDSLLVGLPSTFKAHLTHMQTVIKIPNYAKVLARSKQDLHQIVRYSETSFSTQFHPEFTPQIATACIHTREEVLRKEGMDPNLMLAELETTPVPLIILKRFIQAHIGTSR; translated from the coding sequence GTGAAATCAAAAGAATTACTAATCATTCAAGCAGGCACTCCTCCAGCAGAAATTCAGGAGAGTGTTGGGGACTTACCGCAGTGGTTTGCAGCCGCACTTGGTATGGGAGTTCAGGATTTCGACATTGTTCGAGTCTTTGAAAATGAGCCTTTGCCAGAACACGGCGCTCATTCGGTTGTCGTTATTACTGGTTCGTGGTCTATGGTCACTGACTTGCACCCGTGGAGTGAAACAACCGCAAAGTGGATACAGCAAGCAGACGCATTAAAAATCCCAATGTTTGGCGTTTGTTATGGACACCAACTTATGGCTCACGCTTTTGGGGGCGAGGTTGGTTATTTAGAGAGCGGTCGTGAAATGGGCTGCTTGGAAATAGAGCGAACAAACAATGAGGAAGACAGCTTGCTCGTTGGACTTCCATCGACGTTTAAAGCACACCTAACGCATATGCAAACAGTCATCAAAATACCAAACTATGCAAAGGTATTGGCTCGATCTAAACAAGATCTTCATCAAATTGTGAGGTATAGCGAAACATCATTTTCGACGCAATTTCATCCAGAATTCACGCCACAAATTGCTACTGCGTGTATTCATACGCGAGAGGAAGTTTTGCGTAAAGAAGGCATGGACCCTAACCTGATGTTGGCTGAATTAGAAACTACGCCCGTTCCTTTAATCATTCTTAAAAGATTTATTCAAGCTCACATTGGAACGTCTCGATGA
- a CDS encoding aminoacyl-tRNA deacylase — protein sequence MAKHVSETPATQWLKQKKVSYTEHPYDYVDHGGTAESSKQLGVPEHEVVKTLVMQDENGKGLVVLMHGDCKTSTKNLARQIGCKWVEPCKPDVAQKNSGYMVGGTSPFGLRKDMPVYVESSILALPKIWINGGRRGFLVGLDPQVLLNELGAKPVECALPQ from the coding sequence ATGGCAAAACACGTTTCTGAAACCCCAGCCACCCAGTGGTTAAAGCAAAAAAAAGTTTCGTACACCGAGCACCCCTACGACTATGTGGACCACGGGGGCACAGCCGAATCGTCCAAACAGTTGGGCGTGCCCGAACACGAGGTCGTCAAAACCTTGGTTATGCAGGATGAAAACGGCAAGGGCTTGGTGGTGTTGATGCATGGCGACTGCAAAACCTCCACCAAAAATTTGGCGCGACAGATTGGCTGCAAATGGGTTGAGCCTTGCAAACCGGATGTCGCTCAGAAAAACTCGGGTTACATGGTGGGCGGTACTTCACCCTTTGGCTTGCGCAAAGACATGCCGGTGTATGTCGAGTCCAGCATTTTGGCTTTGCCCAAAATTTGGATCAATGGCGGCCGCAGAGGTTTTTTGGTGGGCCTAGACCCGCAGGTGCTACTGAACGAGTTGGGTGCCAAGCCTGTTGAATGCGCCTTGCCGCAATGA
- a CDS encoding LysR family transcriptional regulator: MRKIDLESLQFFKSVVDSGSITLAARQLSRVQSNVTTRIKNLEERLGIKLFSRHGNRMTLTADGELLKGYAERLLRLATEAETAMLARTPQGTLKLGTLESTAAARLPPVLSQFHKNYPEVMIELVTGSTSKLLDMVLRYEVDAALISDPFQPQGLDSHPVFSEELVLIAPTTVANALSPDYLRNCTVIAFSTGCSYRRILEEWLISVDVTPNRVLEFASYHAIVACVAAGTGIGIMPKSILKAVFAEPQLQIIPLPSKYANVRTHLVWQKDNYSTVVKAFRNHFSNGL; encoded by the coding sequence ATGAGAAAGATAGACCTTGAGTCCTTGCAATTCTTCAAATCAGTAGTCGACTCTGGAAGCATCACACTTGCAGCAAGACAGCTAAGTCGAGTGCAGTCCAATGTAACCACTCGCATCAAAAATCTGGAAGAACGACTGGGCATCAAACTATTTTCAAGACACGGAAATAGGATGACGCTTACAGCAGATGGTGAACTTCTAAAGGGCTACGCAGAGCGACTGCTGAGACTAGCGACAGAGGCAGAGACAGCCATGCTTGCTAGAACGCCACAAGGAACATTAAAGCTAGGAACACTTGAAAGCACAGCCGCGGCAAGATTGCCACCTGTTTTATCGCAGTTTCACAAAAATTATCCAGAAGTGATGATTGAGCTGGTAACTGGATCAACATCTAAGTTGTTAGACATGGTTCTCCGCTACGAAGTCGATGCAGCACTAATTTCGGATCCATTTCAACCGCAGGGGCTTGATAGTCATCCGGTCTTTAGCGAAGAATTGGTCTTAATTGCACCAACCACTGTCGCTAATGCTTTAAGTCCAGACTATTTAAGAAATTGCACAGTTATTGCATTTTCAACTGGATGCTCTTATCGGCGCATTCTCGAAGAATGGCTGATTAGTGTTGATGTCACACCTAACCGCGTTTTGGAGTTTGCCTCATATCACGCTATTGTTGCCTGCGTTGCAGCAGGCACTGGAATTGGAATCATGCCGAAATCAATTCTTAAGGCAGTATTTGCAGAACCTCAATTGCAAATTATTCCTTTGCCTTCTAAGTATGCAAATGTAAGAACTCATTTGGTATGGCAGAAAGACAACTATTCAACAGTAGTGAAAGCATTTCGAAACCATTTTTCAAATGGTCTTTAA
- a CDS encoding MerR family transcriptional regulator, translated as MTANAVKSLQTTGALCKTANVTRGQLRLYEKEGLISPQRRTDAGYRQYSSETIDRLKVIFHLKELGLTLAEIALLLADRDQGVLDEKALQQLASNVLAKINERIASLQVIRDYVEPVAIGDMRVLNEPDCSFVVEFMTALKVTK; from the coding sequence ATGACCGCCAACGCCGTTAAGAGTTTGCAAACAACTGGTGCCTTATGTAAGACTGCAAACGTAACTCGCGGTCAGTTGCGTTTGTACGAGAAAGAGGGGCTCATCTCACCACAAAGACGAACAGATGCAGGTTATCGTCAATATAGTAGCGAGACAATTGACCGCCTTAAGGTAATATTTCATCTAAAGGAACTTGGACTCACGCTTGCAGAAATCGCACTTTTACTGGCGGATCGCGATCAAGGAGTTCTTGATGAAAAAGCATTGCAACAACTGGCATCCAATGTGCTGGCAAAAATAAATGAGCGCATTGCAAGTCTGCAAGTAATCCGAGACTATGTGGAGCCCGTTGCAATTGGTGATATGCGAGTGTTAAATGAACCTGACTGCAGCTTCGTTGTTGAGTTTATGACTGCATTGAAAGTCACAAAGTGA
- a CDS encoding YkvA family protein codes for MNLFPKITAWAKALKFDVLAVWFALKYPSISIWAKLVSFCAVAYALSPIDLIPDFIPVLGYLDDLIIVPVLIWLALKLIPVDVMRQAREQAVERINSNQAKPKSYVGLLFVLVIWLFCLVLLLKQFNQWI; via the coding sequence TTGAACTTATTTCCAAAAATCACTGCATGGGCTAAAGCACTCAAATTTGATGTGCTTGCTGTGTGGTTTGCTCTAAAGTATCCAAGCATATCTATTTGGGCAAAGCTTGTATCTTTTTGCGCTGTTGCCTACGCTTTAAGTCCGATTGACTTGATACCAGATTTCATACCGGTATTAGGCTATTTGGATGATTTGATCATTGTTCCTGTTTTGATCTGGCTCGCTTTGAAATTGATTCCAGTTGATGTGATGAGACAAGCGCGGGAACAAGCAGTTGAACGGATCAATAGCAATCAAGCAAAACCAAAGAGCTATGTCGGCCTCCTTTTTGTTTTGGTGATTTGGTTGTTCTGCTTGGTACTTTTGTTAAAGCAATTCAACCAATGGATTTAA
- a CDS encoding helix-turn-helix transcriptional regulator: MSMSRNEEAPVYNRIAQQRELIGMSRQQLAEMVNVHYQTIGYLERGEYSPSLVLALRISEALNIDVQSLFSIKPFPKGKRNE; encoded by the coding sequence ATGTCTATGAGTAGAAATGAAGAAGCCCCAGTCTATAACCGTATTGCCCAGCAGCGTGAACTGATCGGTATGAGCCGTCAGCAATTGGCTGAAATGGTCAATGTCCACTATCAAACCATTGGCTACTTAGAGCGAGGCGAATACAGCCCGAGCTTGGTTTTAGCACTACGTATTTCAGAAGCACTGAACATTGATGTTCAAAGTTTGTTTTCCATCAAACCATTTCCTAAAGGTAAAAGAAATGAATGA
- a CDS encoding aspartate/glutamate racemase family protein, translated as MKLGLVGGIGPESTVLYYRKIISGVQSKLGHECLPKISIESLSAFKVFELCRSNKFDELTEYLLEALNSLEKSGADFVALTGNTPNIVMDRVRQLASIPVLSAIDATCEEAKKRGVGSLGLLGTSFTMQHSFFKAPFENIGIRIATPKLEQIVWIQDKIENELEHGIVKEETRESLIQIIKNLQDNQRIDQVMLACTELPLILHDEISPVPCLDTLEIHVAALVERLVASKVD; from the coding sequence ATGAAATTAGGGCTTGTAGGTGGAATAGGACCGGAGTCAACTGTTCTCTACTATCGAAAGATCATTAGCGGAGTTCAAAGCAAACTAGGTCATGAGTGTTTGCCAAAAATATCTATTGAAAGTTTAAGCGCATTCAAGGTTTTTGAATTATGCAGAAGTAATAAGTTTGATGAACTAACAGAGTATTTGTTGGAGGCTTTGAATAGCTTAGAGAAGAGCGGGGCTGACTTTGTTGCATTGACAGGCAATACGCCCAATATTGTCATGGATAGGGTGCGGCAATTAGCTTCAATACCCGTTCTCAGTGCAATTGACGCAACTTGTGAAGAAGCGAAGAAACGGGGTGTGGGGTCTTTAGGGCTGTTGGGGACATCATTCACGATGCAACACAGTTTTTTTAAGGCGCCATTTGAAAACATTGGGATCCGAATTGCAACTCCAAAATTAGAGCAAATCGTTTGGATACAAGACAAGATCGAAAATGAGTTGGAGCATGGAATTGTCAAAGAAGAAACTAGAGAAAGTCTCATTCAAATTATCAAAAATCTTCAAGACAATCAGCGTATTGATCAAGTGATGTTGGCTTGCACCGAACTTCCACTAATTCTTCATGATGAAATTAGCCCAGTTCCATGTTTAGATACGCTGGAGATTCATGTTGCAGCACTGGTTGAAAGATTGGTAGCTTCAAAGGTTGACTAA